The following coding sequences are from one Longimicrobiaceae bacterium window:
- a CDS encoding tyrosine recombinase XerC — MIPRAVSADPAGVAPSDADDAAAKASGARLAAVDAFLSYVAHERQLSPHTVSAYADDLHEAEAFLGRYYGDPDWSWRGLDRLAIRSFMGDCVSRRALSRRTVARKLSALRSFFRFLSEEDLADANPARTVRTPKRERRLPGHLTREQIEQVFADAEMRAESGGFHALRNLAVMELFYSSGLRVSELQGLNVADLDLVTELARVMGKGRKERIVPIGRTAIRALRGYYEARERVLETATRGERRAVFLSQTGRRLSVRQVQNVVGTFLDGVAGETGLSTHSLRHTFATHLLDAGADLLAVKELLGHASLSTTQIYTHTSRERLKKVYRNAHPRA, encoded by the coding sequence ATGATCCCCCGCGCCGTCTCCGCCGATCCAGCCGGCGTGGCTCCGTCCGACGCGGACGATGCCGCGGCGAAGGCTTCCGGGGCGCGGCTGGCGGCGGTGGACGCGTTCCTGTCGTACGTGGCGCACGAGCGGCAGCTCTCGCCGCACACGGTGAGCGCCTACGCGGACGACCTGCACGAGGCGGAAGCGTTCCTGGGCCGCTACTACGGCGATCCCGACTGGAGCTGGCGCGGATTGGACCGTCTGGCGATCCGCTCGTTCATGGGCGACTGCGTGAGCCGCCGCGCGCTGTCGAGGCGGACGGTGGCGCGGAAGCTCTCCGCCCTGCGCTCCTTCTTCCGCTTCCTGAGCGAGGAGGACCTGGCGGACGCGAACCCCGCGCGCACGGTCCGCACGCCCAAGCGCGAGCGGCGCCTGCCCGGGCATCTCACGCGCGAGCAGATCGAACAGGTCTTCGCGGACGCCGAGATGCGCGCGGAGAGCGGAGGGTTCCACGCGCTCCGTAACCTCGCCGTGATGGAGCTGTTCTACAGCAGCGGGCTTCGCGTCTCCGAGCTCCAGGGGCTGAACGTGGCGGACCTGGACCTCGTCACCGAACTTGCTCGGGTGATGGGGAAGGGGCGCAAGGAGCGCATCGTCCCCATCGGCCGCACGGCCATCCGCGCGCTGCGGGGGTACTACGAGGCGCGCGAGCGGGTGCTGGAGACGGCCACGCGCGGCGAGCGGCGGGCCGTCTTCCTCAGCCAGACGGGGCGCCGCCTCTCGGTCCGCCAGGTGCAGAACGTCGTCGGCACGTTTCTGGACGGCGTGGCGGGCGAGACCGGGCTGTCCACGCACTCGCTGCGGCACACGTTCGCCACGCACCTGCTGGACGCCGGCGCCGACCTGCTGGCGGTGAAGGAGCTGCTGGGGCACGCCAGCCTCAGCACCACGCAGATCTACACGCACACGTCACGGGAGCGGCTGAAGAAGGTGTACCGCAACGCGCACCCGCGCGCCTGA
- the hslV gene encoding ATP-dependent protease subunit HslV, translated as MALPAFHATTILAVRRDGRVALGGDGQVTVGDTVAKATALKVRKIKDGKVLAGFAGSVADAFTLFEKFEEKLERYPGNLSRAAVELAKEWRNDRYLRRLEALLAVADQEHLYMLSGNGDVIEPDDDIVAIGSGGSYAMAAARALKQHSELTAPEIVRSALEIAGDICIYTNRNITVLEL; from the coding sequence ATGGCACTTCCCGCGTTCCACGCCACCACCATCCTCGCGGTGCGCCGCGACGGCCGCGTCGCCCTGGGCGGCGACGGGCAGGTCACCGTGGGCGACACCGTGGCCAAGGCCACCGCCCTGAAGGTCCGCAAGATCAAGGACGGCAAGGTGCTGGCGGGCTTCGCCGGCTCCGTGGCCGACGCCTTCACGCTCTTCGAGAAGTTCGAGGAGAAGCTGGAGCGCTACCCAGGCAACCTCTCCCGCGCCGCCGTGGAGCTGGCGAAGGAGTGGCGCAACGACCGCTACCTGCGGCGCCTGGAGGCGCTGCTGGCCGTGGCGGACCAAGAGCACCTCTACATGCTGTCCGGCAACGGCGACGTGATCGAGCCGGACGACGACATCGTGGCCATCGGGTCCGGCGGGTCGTACGCCATGGCCGCGGCGCGGGCGCTCAAGCAGCACTCGGAGCTGACCGCGCCCGAGATCGTCCGCAGCGCGCTGGAGATCGCGGGCGACATCTGCATCTACACCAACCGCAACATCACCGTCCTGGAGCTGTAG